The following DNA comes from Streptomyces pristinaespiralis.
GGACGCGACCGGCGGTGTGAGCGAAGGGGCCGTCATGGCTACGGACATGCAGCCCGACCGGCCCGACGGGCCGGGCCGGGAGTCGAGGGAACGCTGGCAGCGTGCCTGGAGCCACCGGGAGGACCTGCTCAAGGTGGCCCGCCGCCGGTCGGTGAGTGCCGAGGACGCCGAGGACGCCGTGCACGAGGCGATGCTGCGCGCGGCGGAGCACCCGGACCTCGACGACGAACGGCTGGGCGCCTGGCTGACGACGGTGACCATGCGGCTGTGCGTGGACCGCCACCGCCAGGTCCACCGGGAGGCGCAGGTCCGCAGCAGCCCGAGGCTGCACCCGCCGGGGCCGGTCCCCGTCGAGGAGGCGGTCTGCGACCGGGCGGAGGCGAACTGGCTCGCCGTACGCAGCTCGGAGCTGCCCGCCCGGCAGGCCGAGGCCCTCTGGCTGAAGGCGGAGGACCTCGACGTCGGTCAGGTGGCCTCGAAGATGGGCCTCAGCTACCGGACCGTCGAGTCCCTGCTGGCACGCGCCCGCCGCACCCTGCGCAACTCGCTGGCGGCGACGCTCGGGCTGGTGCTGTGGCTGTGCGGCCGGGGCAGGCCGCACGGCGGGGGCAACGCCCAGGCGGTGGCGCTCGCCTCGACGGCGGTGACGCTCGCGGTCGCCGGCCTGGTCCTGCCGTACGTCCATGACGGCGACACCCCCCGGCCGCGCCCCGCGCCGCCGGCCGTGACGGAGGCGGCCGGGTCCGGCGCGCCGGAGCCCGGCGCTACGGGTGCGCCGGGGAACGCCGCCCCGTCGCCCCCCGGGACCCGGGCCGCGACGGACGGTGCCCGCCCGGCCGGAGAGCGTGGTCTGCCGCTGCCGGAGCTCCCCCGCGTGCCGCTGCCGGCGCTGCCCCTGTCGACGCCGCCGGTGTCGGGGCTGCCGGTGCCGCAGGCGGAGGATCTGGTGCCTTCGCTGCCACCGGTGCCGTCGGCGTCGGTTCCGGCCGTGCCGTCTTCGGTTCCGGCCGGGCCGACCCCCTCGGCGTCGGTCCCGACCGTGCCGGTCCCCTCGGCACCGGTCCCGACCGTGCCGGTCCCGCCGGCACA
Coding sequences within:
- a CDS encoding RNA polymerase sigma factor, giving the protein MATDMQPDRPDGPGRESRERWQRAWSHREDLLKVARRRSVSAEDAEDAVHEAMLRAAEHPDLDDERLGAWLTTVTMRLCVDRHRQVHREAQVRSSPRLHPPGPVPVEEAVCDRAEANWLAVRSSELPARQAEALWLKAEDLDVGQVASKMGLSYRTVESLLARARRTLRNSLAATLGLVLWLCGRGRPHGGGNAQAVALASTAVTLAVAGLVLPYVHDGDTPRPRPAPPAVTEAAGSGAPEPGATGAPGNAAPSPPGTRAATDGARPAGERGLPLPELPRVPLPALPLSTPPVSGLPVPQAEDLVPSLPPVPSASVPAVPSSVPAGPTPSASVPTVPVPSAPVPTVPVPPAQP